The following proteins come from a genomic window of Lycium ferocissimum isolate CSIRO_LF1 chromosome 4, AGI_CSIRO_Lferr_CH_V1, whole genome shotgun sequence:
- the LOC132054481 gene encoding 1-aminocyclopropane-1-carboxylate oxidase 5-like, translating into MTTIPVIDFSKLDGEERAHTLAQISKGCEEWGFFQLVNHGIPVELLERVKKVSAECFKVEREEAFKNSKPVKLLNELVKTKKSGKVENVDWEDVFLLTDDNEWPSKTPQFKETMKEYRSELKQLAERVMEVIDVNLGLSKGYIKKVFNEGENNGAFFGTKVSHYPPCPHPEKVNGLRAHTDAGGVILLFQDDQVDGLQILKDGEWIDVLPVPYAIVINTGDQIEVLSNGKYKSVWHRVLSKPDGNRRSIASFYNPSLKATIAPAPELLVDDQKDIKKNEMELTTTYPTFVFGEYMNVYNEQKFLPKEPRFQAVGTV; encoded by the exons ATGACTACTATTCCGGTGATTGATTTCTCAAAGCTTGATGGAGAGGAGAGAGCCCACACCTTGGCTCAGATTTCCAAAGGCTGTGAAGAATGGGGATTCTTTCAG TTAGTGAATCATGGAATTCCAGTTGAGCTGCTTGAAAGGGTGAAGAAGGTATCTGCAGAATGTTTTAAGGTGGAAAGAGAGGAGGCTTTCAAGAATTCAAAACCAGTCAAGTTGCTTAATGAGTTGGTGAAGACCAAGAAAAGTGGCAaagttgaaaatgttgattggGAAGATGTCTTCCTTCTCACTGATGATAATGAATGGCCCTCCAAGACTCCTCAATTCAA GGAAACAATGAAAGAGTATAGATCAGAGCTGAAGCAGCTAGCAGAGAGAGTGATGGAAGTGATAGATGTTAACTTAGGGTTATCAAAAGGATACATCAAGAAAGTCTTCAATGAAGGTGAAAATAATGGTGCTTTCTTTGGGACAAAAGTAAGCCACTACCCACCATGCCCACATCCAGAAAAAGTGAATGGGCTAAGAGCTCATACTGATGCTGGTGGTGTCATTTTGCTGTTTCAAGATGATCAAGTTGATGGCCTTCAAATCCTGAAAGACGGCGAATGGATCGATGTTTTGCCTGTTCCCTACGCCATTGTTATCAACACAG GTGATCAAATTGAAGTGCTTAGCAATGGGAAATACAAGAGCGTTTGGCACCGTGTTTTGTCAAAACCAGATGGAAATAGGAGGTCCATTGCTTCATTCTATAACCCTTCATTGAAAGCCACCATTGCTCCTGCACCAGAGCTACTTGTGGATGATCAGaaggatattaagaaaaatgaaatggaattaACTACTACTTATCCAACTTTTGTGTTTGGAGAATACATGAATGTTTATAATGAGCAGAAGTTCCTTCCTAAAGAACCAAGGTTCCAAGCTGTGGGAACAGTGTGA